A section of the Spirosoma pollinicola genome encodes:
- the dnaG gene encoding DNA primase codes for MRIPEETVERIRQSTDILEVINDFVSLKKRGSNYIACCPFHNEKTPSFNVNPSRQIYKCFGCGKAGDAVRFVMDIENIGYGEALRYLAKKYGVEIEEQEQTPEDLLRQNERESLLIVLNFAKTFFQETMQTTDEGKSIGLSYFRERGFTNPTIDAFELGYTLDQWDALLKEGERRGYSRDLLEKAGLILLKEGSTGGDKKVFDRFRGRVMFPIHNVSGRVIAFGARILKTDKNQPKYLNSPETTVYHKSQVLYGIFQAKQAIRQEDVCYLTEGYTDVISLHQAGIKNVVASSGTSLTTEQIRLISRFTPNVTILYDGDAAGIKAALRGLDMVLEEGLNLKLLLLPDGEDPDSYVHKVGADAFKTYIREQSQDFIDFKASRWLSEAGDNPLKRAEGISDVCVSITKIPDSLKRQTLSQRVAQVFHVSEQSVISEINRLLRKQQEQGKKDSERQQRSVDLSRKQPSGHPSASSEPSADDINALFAGVSDEPFQAETPVDAPASGKFYTDERIKPVRAPLSYQEEECIRLLINYGARELEPGITLCQYVLSELHEIDFQTSPYNLILTLFREAYSRGEILTAGDFLNRRPNAPGGPNDIEIQSQAIHMTTPRYEISGGWLKHEIFVPSEEEIAILADSAYRNILRIKKMLAEQRMATLQQLLRESRNKSPEEADQLLGEFMHFKRIDIEISSLLGTVISG; via the coding sequence ATGCGAATTCCTGAAGAAACCGTTGAACGAATCCGTCAATCAACCGACATTCTGGAAGTAATCAACGACTTTGTATCGCTCAAAAAACGGGGTAGCAACTACATTGCCTGTTGCCCGTTTCACAATGAGAAAACGCCGTCATTTAACGTTAACCCTAGCCGGCAAATTTACAAATGCTTTGGCTGTGGTAAGGCGGGTGATGCTGTTCGTTTTGTCATGGACATCGAAAATATCGGCTATGGCGAAGCACTCCGCTACTTAGCGAAAAAATACGGTGTAGAGATTGAAGAACAGGAACAAACTCCTGAAGATCTTCTGCGGCAGAACGAACGGGAGAGCCTCCTGATCGTACTCAACTTTGCCAAAACCTTTTTTCAGGAAACAATGCAAACAACCGATGAAGGTAAAAGCATTGGGCTGAGTTACTTCAGGGAACGAGGGTTTACGAATCCAACCATCGATGCGTTCGAACTAGGGTATACGCTCGATCAATGGGATGCATTGCTGAAAGAAGGAGAACGAAGAGGATACAGCCGCGATTTGCTCGAAAAAGCAGGACTGATTCTACTTAAAGAAGGGAGTACGGGTGGCGATAAAAAAGTATTCGATCGGTTTAGGGGGCGGGTTATGTTTCCCATCCATAACGTATCCGGTCGGGTTATCGCTTTCGGGGCCAGAATTTTAAAAACGGATAAAAATCAACCCAAATACCTAAATTCGCCCGAAACGACGGTCTACCATAAAAGTCAGGTTCTGTATGGGATCTTTCAGGCGAAGCAGGCTATACGCCAGGAAGATGTCTGTTATCTGACAGAAGGATACACAGATGTGATTTCGCTGCATCAGGCTGGTATCAAAAACGTGGTTGCATCGTCGGGTACATCGCTCACAACCGAGCAAATAAGGTTGATTTCGCGTTTCACACCCAATGTTACGATTCTCTACGATGGCGACGCTGCGGGTATCAAAGCGGCTCTGCGTGGGTTGGATATGGTGCTGGAAGAAGGCTTGAATCTAAAGCTACTCCTGTTGCCCGATGGTGAGGACCCCGATAGCTACGTGCATAAGGTTGGGGCCGATGCCTTCAAAACATATATTCGGGAGCAGTCGCAGGACTTTATCGACTTTAAAGCCAGCCGATGGTTAAGCGAAGCGGGGGATAATCCACTCAAGCGTGCCGAAGGTATCTCTGACGTATGTGTCAGTATCACAAAAATTCCCGACTCGCTTAAGCGCCAGACACTGTCTCAGCGCGTAGCTCAGGTTTTTCATGTTAGTGAACAATCGGTCATTTCGGAAATAAATCGGCTATTACGGAAACAGCAGGAGCAAGGCAAGAAGGATTCAGAGCGGCAGCAACGGTCTGTAGATCTATCCAGAAAACAGCCTTCCGGTCATCCATCAGCATCATCAGAACCATCTGCCGATGATATAAATGCTCTATTTGCCGGTGTCAGCGATGAGCCATTTCAGGCAGAGACTCCTGTCGATGCACCAGCGTCAGGAAAGTTCTATACTGATGAGCGCATAAAGCCCGTTAGGGCGCCTTTATCATACCAAGAGGAGGAATGTATCCGATTGCTGATAAACTACGGTGCACGCGAACTAGAGCCGGGTATAACACTCTGTCAATATGTATTGAGCGAGCTGCACGAGATTGATTTTCAGACGTCGCCTTACAATCTGATTCTAACTTTGTTTCGGGAAGCTTACAGCCGGGGTGAAATCCTGACGGCGGGTGATTTCTTGAATCGTCGCCCTAATGCACCAGGAGGGCCTAATGACATAGAAATCCAGAGTCAGGCCATCCACATGACTACGCCCCGCTACGAAATCAGCGGTGGGTGGTTAAAACACGAGATCTTTGTTCCCTCGGAGGAGGAGATTGCCATTTTAGCTGACTCAGCTTACCGGAACATACTGCGAATTAAAAAGATGCTGGCAGAGCAACGGATGGCAACGCTACAGCAATTGCTTCGGGAGTCGAGGAATAAATCACCCGAAGAAGCTGATCAGTTATTGGGCGAATTTATGCACTTCAAACGGATCGATATTGAAATTTCAAGTCTTCTGGGTACCGTTATTTCGGGATAA
- a CDS encoding vanadium-dependent haloperoxidase: MNSPFLPVSNQRASKTSFQSNRWKFPASILLVVLLQACRIQPADPDPVIPVGGKTADQYTGDVATQWAVLQLKLTKTTAGFTPPVASRAYGYACIAMYEAIVFGLVTHKSLVGQLQGLTALPLVESGKTYNWALSANAAEAAILRNLYPTTSAGNKATIDSLEAALLTTFKETDETVNQRSVDFGKKIADALFEWSKTDGGDAGYSRNFPASYIVPTGAGLWQPTENGQKIPMQPYWGKNRTFVKANDALLMPKPLPYSTDTKSATFGQYLDVYTKSKNLTQTEKEIAVWWADNPVETFTPPGHSYNIARIAAVKSKADLAKAIETFARTGISVADAFTLCWRCKYIYNNIRPYTYVRLAIDPNWVPFWPAPPFPGFPSGHATQSSSAATVLTALYGENFAFTDDSHIGRIKDVARNVEFKTRSFTSFTQAATESADSRFYGNIHTKQDNDTGLAEGKKIGANVNALGWLK, from the coding sequence ATGAATTCACCTTTCCTTCCTGTTTCAAACCAGCGTGCTTCCAAAACCAGTTTTCAAAGTAATCGGTGGAAGTTCCCAGCAAGTATACTGCTGGTAGTTTTATTGCAAGCCTGCCGCATTCAACCGGCAGACCCTGATCCTGTAATACCGGTAGGCGGAAAAACAGCGGATCAATACACGGGTGACGTGGCCACGCAATGGGCGGTCTTGCAACTCAAGTTAACAAAAACAACAGCCGGTTTTACTCCACCCGTAGCGTCTCGTGCGTACGGTTATGCCTGTATAGCCATGTATGAAGCAATAGTATTTGGTCTAGTAACTCACAAATCACTTGTTGGTCAACTTCAGGGTTTGACAGCTTTACCGCTGGTTGAGTCGGGCAAAACGTATAACTGGGCCTTGAGTGCCAACGCAGCAGAAGCGGCCATTTTACGCAATTTGTACCCAACGACCAGTGCAGGGAATAAAGCAACGATTGATTCGCTCGAAGCGGCTTTATTAACTACGTTCAAAGAAACCGACGAAACAGTAAACCAGCGCTCTGTCGATTTTGGCAAAAAAATAGCCGATGCGTTGTTTGAATGGTCAAAGACAGATGGGGGTGATGCCGGTTACAGCCGTAATTTCCCGGCAAGTTATATTGTCCCTACAGGAGCTGGTCTTTGGCAACCTACCGAAAACGGCCAGAAAATTCCAATGCAACCGTACTGGGGAAAAAATAGAACATTTGTTAAAGCGAACGATGCTTTACTCATGCCCAAACCGCTTCCTTATTCTACAGATACCAAATCGGCAACCTTCGGTCAGTACCTTGACGTGTACACTAAATCAAAGAATTTAACCCAGACAGAAAAAGAAATTGCCGTTTGGTGGGCAGATAATCCGGTAGAGACATTTACGCCACCAGGCCACTCCTATAACATTGCCCGGATTGCGGCTGTAAAAAGTAAAGCTGACCTTGCAAAGGCCATCGAAACGTTTGCCCGTACCGGCATCTCAGTAGCCGATGCATTTACTTTATGCTGGCGTTGCAAGTATATCTATAATAATATTCGTCCTTATACCTACGTTCGGCTGGCCATCGACCCTAACTGGGTACCCTTTTGGCCTGCTCCTCCTTTCCCGGGTTTTCCGTCAGGGCACGCCACACAATCGTCGTCTGCCGCTACCGTATTAACAGCTTTATACGGCGAAAACTTTGCGTTTACTGATGATTCGCACATTGGCAGAATCAAGGACGTAGCACGCAATGTTGAGTTCAAAACGCGCTCTTTTACATCGTTTACACAGGCAGCTACCGAGTCGGCAGATTCCCGTTTTTATGGTAACATCCATACAAAGCAGGATAATGACACGGGTCTGGCCGAAGGCAAGAAGATTGGCGCTAACGTCAATGCGCTGGGCTGGCTGAAATAA
- a CDS encoding amidophosphoribosyltransferase encodes MSDAIKHECGIALIRLRKPYQYYIDKYGTALYAANKLYLLMEKQVNRGQDGAGIANIKLDVPAGHRYISRYRSVDQRPVTDIFEKVNKKFRKALKGNKDKAKDAKWLQENIAFTGEVWMGHLRYGTHGANEIENCHPMLRQSNWRSRNLVVAGNFNMTNVDELFDKLVSLGQHPKDKVDTVTVMEKIGHFLDEENQRVFERFKGIYENPDLSDIIEDNLDMQRVLHRSCRDFDGGYAMVGMTGYGASFVARDPAGIRPAYYYADDEVVVVASEKPAIKTAFNVDYSAIQEVKPGHALIIDKYGEYMEQEFVKPIEKKSCSFERIYFSRATDPDIYNERKTLGKLLIPQILKEIDYDLENTVFSYIPNTAETAFFGMVEGLEDYLAKQRKKAIMDGILFEEELDRVLSFRPRIEKLVAKDVKLRTFIADDSQRDDMVSHVYDTTFEVIKKGKDNVVVVDDSIVRGTTLEKSILRMLDRLGPKKIIIVSSAPQIRFPDCYGIDMSKFKEFIGFRAALELLKDRGQEDLLDEVYGQCVAAIETGNASKKNYVKALFEPFTHEELSKKVAQIVTPAELNAEVAVVYQTVENLHKACPNHSGDWYFTGDYPTPGGNVVVNKAFVNFMEGKLVRAY; translated from the coding sequence ATGAGCGACGCCATCAAACATGAGTGCGGTATTGCCCTAATTAGATTGCGCAAACCGTACCAGTATTACATTGATAAGTACGGTACAGCACTATACGCAGCCAACAAACTCTACCTGCTCATGGAAAAGCAGGTCAATCGCGGCCAGGACGGTGCCGGGATTGCCAACATCAAGCTCGACGTTCCTGCCGGGCATCGGTACATCAGCCGCTATCGCTCTGTCGACCAGCGACCCGTAACGGACATCTTCGAAAAGGTCAATAAGAAATTTCGTAAAGCGCTCAAAGGCAACAAAGACAAAGCCAAAGACGCGAAATGGCTCCAGGAAAACATCGCTTTCACGGGCGAGGTATGGATGGGCCACCTGCGCTATGGTACCCACGGCGCCAACGAAATTGAAAACTGCCACCCAATGCTCCGTCAGAGCAACTGGCGTAGTCGAAATCTGGTCGTAGCGGGAAACTTCAACATGACCAATGTCGACGAACTGTTCGATAAACTCGTTTCGCTGGGCCAGCATCCGAAGGATAAGGTTGACACCGTAACGGTGATGGAGAAAATTGGTCACTTCCTCGACGAGGAAAACCAACGCGTATTCGAGCGATTCAAGGGTATTTACGAAAACCCTGATTTGTCGGATATCATCGAAGATAACCTCGATATGCAGCGCGTTTTGCACCGGTCCTGTCGCGATTTCGACGGGGGCTATGCTATGGTTGGCATGACAGGCTACGGAGCTTCCTTTGTGGCGCGTGACCCGGCAGGTATTCGTCCAGCTTACTATTATGCCGACGATGAAGTGGTGGTGGTGGCCTCAGAGAAGCCCGCTATCAAAACTGCTTTCAACGTCGATTACAGTGCTATTCAGGAAGTGAAGCCCGGCCATGCCCTCATCATTGATAAATATGGTGAATACATGGAGCAGGAGTTTGTGAAACCAATCGAAAAGAAATCATGCAGTTTTGAGCGGATTTACTTCTCGCGGGCTACCGATCCTGATATTTATAACGAACGCAAAACGCTGGGAAAACTGCTTATTCCGCAGATTCTCAAAGAAATAGATTATGATCTCGAAAACACAGTCTTCTCATACATACCGAATACGGCCGAAACGGCTTTCTTCGGCATGGTAGAAGGATTGGAAGATTATCTGGCCAAGCAACGTAAAAAGGCTATCATGGATGGTATTCTTTTTGAAGAAGAGCTGGATCGGGTACTTTCTTTCCGGCCGCGTATCGAGAAACTGGTTGCCAAAGATGTAAAATTACGAACATTTATCGCCGACGACTCGCAGCGTGACGATATGGTATCGCATGTGTATGACACGACGTTTGAGGTTATCAAAAAAGGAAAGGATAATGTAGTCGTTGTCGACGACTCTATTGTGCGGGGTACAACCCTGGAAAAGAGTATCCTTCGTATGCTGGACCGCCTGGGTCCCAAGAAAATCATCATTGTCTCGTCGGCTCCCCAAATTCGTTTTCCTGACTGTTACGGCATCGATATGTCGAAGTTCAAGGAATTTATTGGTTTCCGGGCCGCACTCGAACTACTCAAAGATCGGGGTCAGGAAGACTTGTTGGATGAAGTCTATGGACAGTGCGTAGCCGCAATCGAAACAGGAAATGCGTCGAAGAAAAACTATGTGAAAGCTCTTTTTGAGCCGTTTACACACGAAGAACTATCAAAGAAAGTTGCTCAGATCGTTACGCCTGCCGAACTTAATGCTGAGGTTGCAGTTGTGTATCAAACAGTTGAGAACCTTCACAAAGCATGCCCTAATCATTCGGGCGATTGGTATTTTACGGGCGATTATCCAACGCCCGGCGGAAACGTTGTGGTCAACAAGGCCTTCGTGAATTTTATGGAAGGCAAACTGGTAAGAGCTTATTAG